From the genome of Candidatus Nitrosocosmicus oleophilus, one region includes:
- the wrbA gene encoding NAD(P)H:quinone oxidoreductase, with translation MSEKISKILILFYSRYGNTAKMAEEIAYGAKEVPNTSVTLRRIADDVPAEVISENPEWSKTVEDLTNRYPTSKIEDLVKEMPNYDAIIFGSPTRFGNMAAPMKALWDRTSELWMKGSLIDKLGAVFTGAASVHGGQETTAISMMFPMLHHGMIILGVPYAVPELTQSGSPYGPSRIVGPMSNKEITEADTKVARALGKRVSELAQKLS, from the coding sequence ATACGGAAACACTGCTAAGATGGCCGAGGAAATTGCATATGGAGCAAAAGAAGTTCCAAATACAAGTGTAACACTTCGAAGAATTGCGGATGACGTTCCTGCTGAAGTAATTTCGGAAAACCCCGAGTGGTCAAAAACTGTTGAAGACTTGACTAATAGGTATCCAACCAGTAAGATAGAAGATTTAGTAAAGGAAATGCCTAATTATGATGCAATTATCTTTGGATCACCTACAAGGTTTGGCAATATGGCTGCACCCATGAAAGCCCTCTGGGATCGCACTAGCGAATTATGGATGAAGGGATCCCTTATTGACAAGTTAGGTGCGGTGTTCACCGGAGCGGCTTCCGTCCATGGCGGTCAAGAAACAACTGCTATTTCAATGATGTTTCCCATGCTTCACCATGGAATGATAATTTTAGGTGTCCCTTATGCCGTTCCCGAATTAACTCAGAGTGGAAGTCCCTATGGTCCTAGTAGAATTGTCGGGCCCATGTCAAATAAGGAAATTACGGAGGCAGATACCAAGGTAGCACGAGCACTAGGAAAGAGAGTCTCAGAATTGGCACAGAAACTATCCTAG